In Methanocaldococcus sp., a single window of DNA contains:
- the cdhB gene encoding CO dehydrogenase/acetyl-CoA synthase complex subunit epsilon, whose protein sequence is MDERFVPYIPTAGSNMAHAEITTPTLVKMMIKRSKKPILILGENLSKDEMELIDKFIEKYNLKVIKTPEEMNLMAIMKFLANSNYDLALFTGITYYYLAQAVTHLKQFSNIVTVSIDKYYQPNTLYSFPNLSNDEYIDYLKKLLEG, encoded by the coding sequence ATGGATGAAAGGTTTGTTCCTTACATTCCAACTGCTGGAAGTAATATGGCTCATGCTGAGATAACTACTCCCACTCTTGTAAAAATGATGATTAAGAGATCTAAAAAACCTATTCTAATCTTAGGAGAAAATCTCAGCAAAGATGAAATGGAACTTATTGATAAATTTATTGAGAAATATAATTTAAAAGTAATTAAAACACCTGAGGAAATGAATTTAATGGCTATAATGAAATTTTTAGCAAATAGCAATTATGACTTGGCATTATTTACTGGGATAACTTACTACTATTTGGCTCAAGCAGTTACACACTTAAAACAGTTTTCAAATATAGTAACAGTTTCCATAGACAAATATTATCAACCAAACACTTTGTATTCATTTCCAAATCTTAGTAATGATGAATATATAGATTATTTAAAAAAACTGTTGGAGGGATAA
- a CDS encoding 4Fe-4S dicluster domain-containing protein: MNPKIIVLNPEKCTKCYDCINKCKEIHGESRIRKVNGVPLFCMQCEKAPCMEICPVDAIYLKENIPIVNKEKCIACGMCAIACPIGAIFIKNKVAHKCTLCLDVDRITPACIEVCKDNALMLVSDETLDMLKDEKRKKIFEILRKKDENEI, encoded by the coding sequence ATGAATCCCAAAATAATTGTTTTAAATCCTGAAAAATGCACAAAATGTTATGATTGTATTAATAAATGTAAAGAAATTCATGGAGAAAGTAGAATAAGAAAAGTTAATGGAGTCCCTTTATTCTGTATGCAGTGTGAAAAAGCCCCATGTATGGAAATTTGTCCAGTAGATGCTATTTATCTTAAAGAAAATATTCCAATAGTAAATAAAGAAAAATGTATTGCCTGTGGAATGTGTGCAATTGCATGTCCTATTGGAGCAATATTTATAAAAAATAAGGTGGCTCACAAATGCACACTTTGTTTAGATGTTGATAGAATAACTCCTGCCTGTATAGAGGTTTGTAAAGATAACGCTTTAATGTTAGTATCAGATGAAACACTTGACATGTTAAAAGACGAAAAAAGAAAAAAAATATTTGAAATTTTAAGAAAAAAAGATGAAAATGAAATTTAA